The stretch of DNA CGTCGAGCGAGTTCGCCCGGAGCGTTTGCCACACGGGGTAGTTGTCGATCAGCAGCAAGCCCTTCTCTGATGCGACTTCTCGATAGACCTGGAAGTACTGTTCGAGCAACGGACGCTTCGAACCGGAACCGTTCCCGTTCGGCGCGTCCCAGGCCGGGTTCATGGTCTGCAGGACGATCTGAGCCGCGGGGTTCTGGGCGCGGACCTGTTCGACCATCGCCAGCAGGTTCGCTCGCGCTTGCGAGGGCGTGATGCCGGCGTCGATGTCGCCCTCGTCGTAGGCAATGAAAGCGTCGTTCGTGGCGAACTCGATAAAGACGGCGTCGGGGTTGTGGGCGAGCACCCGCTCCGGGAGACGGGCCAAGCCGGAGTTCGAGGCCTTGCCGCTCAGCGCGCCGTTGCTCCAGCTGATCTGCCCGGGGTAGTCGGCGTTGAGCTGATTGGTTAGTTGCGAGACCCAGCCGCCGCCGGCCGTCAGGCTCGTTCCGTACACGACGATGTTCTGACGCTCCCCCGCTTCGAGCCGACGGATCAACTCGCTGGTCGAACGCGGCGTCTCGGCAGCGCACCGCCCGAAGGTTGTCAGACAACCGGTCAAGAGTAGCAAAGCCGTCAATTGGCGCATCGGCGATCGCAAACAGACCATCACCTTTCGCATCGCCGTCCCGGTTGGAGAGCCAGCGTCACGAGGACCAGGGCAAGCGACAACGGTTCGGGGATCGCGGTTGCGTCAGGAGCATTGGTGGCGCCGTAGTTCGAGCTCCACTGGACGTACTGGGCGGGCCCGATCACGCCGCCGATGGCGTCGTTCGGCAGCGTGGCCGACGTGCCTTCGGCGTCGCGCCACACGGTGTAGTCCGCCGCGTTGACGGCGCCGTCGTTGTTGTAGTCGCCGGCGAGCAGCGGCGGCACCTCGGCGAGGTCGCCAAAGTGGACCGTCCCCTGGTGGAAGCCGCCGTCTTCGGTTTGATAGAAGAAGGTAAGCGGATCGGACGGCCCGCTGGCGACGTCCCAAGCAACGCCCAGAGGCGCCTCGGCGCCCGATCCCATCGAGAGGGCGTCGCCGATGCTGAGCTCCGAGAGGTCCGAAGTCGTCGGGTTGGCTGTGCGCCAATCGGTGAGGCCGCTGCCACTGTAATCGGGGAGCAGCGAGTCCGTCGTCGATGAGATGGTGTAGCCGATCAGGTCGAGGGCCTGGTTGGACTGATTCTGGATCGTCGCGGCGCCGGTTTGCGGATCGACGACGAGGACTAGGTCGTTAAAGCGGCCGACGACTTCCAGGCCCGCCTCGACGTACTCGCCGGTGGGGAGTTGATAGCTCAAGCTCACGCCGTCGGCGCTAACTCGCGGCGCCCCAAGCGGCGCGGAGGTATCGACGGTGAGTGGCGTGCCGAAGTCGTGGCTCGATCCCGGCGCGAACTGCTGGGTGCCGGTGGGGTTCAGCTCGGAGAGCGCCGTCGAGGTCGGGTTGGCTTCGTACCAGCCCGGCTTGCTGTTGTCGTCGGCGAACGATTGCCAGTTGGCGTCGTCGCTTTGCAGGCCTGAATTGGCGCGGAGCGTGTAGTTGATAACGCCTAGCGACGTGGCGTGCCCCGCCGGGTTGGAGAGGGAGGTCTGTCCCGTAAACCGATCGATCGTGAGGACCAATCGTTGATCGACCGACACCACAACGCCGTTGCTCTCAGTAGAGACAGAGAAGTACTGCCCGGCGTTGCTCAACAGTCCGGGGCTCTGCTCCACCGCATCGAACCCACCGGTGACGGACGATCCTTGCATGATCGTCCAAGAATTGCCGGCGCTAGCGACGAAGCCGCTGCCGGGCGTGGCTTCGAGCCGCAGGGTGCCGGCGAGGTCGATCTCGTTGGCGACGGAGACCGGGTTAACGAACGACGACGGACCGCCCAACTGGGCGACGAGCGTTGAAGCGGCGTTCTGTGTGTACCCTTGCAGGCTGAAGGCGCCGAGGTTGTCGCGAAGCACCAGGCGACCGGTTCCGCCGACGCCGTTGGCGAGAACGCCCGATCCCGAGACGCCTGGTTGAACCGTGAGCGACCCGCCGTCACGGAGGACCAAGGCGCCGCTAGAGCCGCTATCCTCGCCGAGACGGACCTCACTTGGTGAGATGGCAATGGCGTGATCCACCAGGGCGACGCCGCCGTTGGAGATCGAGGCGTACTCGCCAGAGCCGAACGTCCCGTCGGGCTGGAAGTTGAGCGGCGGGTTGCCGCTCGCCCAGTTGGCGCCCTCACCGCCGCCAAAGTCGCCCTCGTCCCAGGCGAGTTCGGCGCCGGGGGCGCCGATCCAATCGACTCGTGTCTGCGCTGAGGTCGGCGACGCCCCGTGCAGGGCCGTCAGCACGACGCTCGATGCGAGCGCTGTTTTCAGAATCGTCATCTTCTATTCCCGTCCTTATGTCGCTTCGGTTCAGCGAGGGGCCTTCAGAGGTGGTACACGTGGGACTCGCAGCTCGTCGCTCTCGTTTCAACGATGACGGGCGCGCCGGAGCGTCCCGATCACAGCTAACGCTACGAGTGACAACGTCGAAGGCTCGGGAATCGCTTGGAAGTTGATCAATGCCGGATCGCCGCCGAGCATCAGGTAGTCGGTGCGCCACATGAAGAAGTCTTCGTGATCGACGGTTCCGTCGAGGTTGGCGTCCCCTTGCTCGAACGTGGCGCCGGTGAGGTAGTTGGCGCGCAGGATCTCGAAGTCGTCGAGGTCGGTGCCGTTGGACATGTTGAAGTCCGTTCCCATCAGCGGCACGTCGTCGTTCGTCAACAGCGTGGGCGGCAGCGGGGTCCCCTCGGTACCGGTGTCGGAGACGAACACCGCGGTCTTGAAGGGGTCCGTCTGCGACACACCGAGGATGAACGTCGCGATGTCGTTCGTGTCGGCCTGCAGGAACGCAGTGAGCTCGGGGCTTTGGAAGTTCACCAGATCGAACGCGTCGGACGGCTCATCGAACAGGAACGTGTCGAGCAGGATAGCGACTTCGTCGTTAATCCCGTTTGCTGTCGTGTCCGAAGCTGGCCGAGGGTCGACGACGCTCCCGCCGCCGGTGAAGTAGGGGAAAGTCGCGAATGAGACCGTGGCCTCGTCGAAGTTCTCCTCAGCGCCGCCGTTAGGGATGCCGTAGAGGAAGAGCTGATCCCCGGCGTCGAAGTTATTGCTGGGATGGCCCGACGAAACGCCGCGTGGCAACTCCAATCGCAGGATGCTCTCCGAGACTCCTTCCGTCAGCCCCGACAGGTCGAACTTGAGCAGGCCGATGCGGTCATTGCCGCTGGTCTCGGTGTCGCCCGACTGCGTCTTTATACGCAGGAAGCCGTCGTTTTCGATGGTGTTGTTGCGACGGAGGACGACGTCTCCGCCGACGCCGAAGACATTGTTCGTGACCTCGGCGCAGAGCGTTGCGGGCACGGCCGCAACGGCCATCAGAGTGGCGAGGTGGGATGAGATACGCACGAGAAAGGCTCCTGGTGATTTGGAGATGCGGGTATCGGTGGGATTCGCCTGCGGGCGGCGGACGGCCTCGCACAGCGAAGCTGTCGAGTAGGGACGCTACACAAGACGTGACACGGAGCCCTGTTGAGTGAGTCGAGTTCTAACAGCGTTGTTGACGTCCGCCGACGATCTGGGCGCCGAGGAGCGACATCGCGAAAAGCACAGCGGCTGTCGGTTCGGGCACCGGGGCGTTGGCGTTGGTCAGCAGCGTGGGCGGCAGCGGGGTCCCCTCGGCGCCGGTGTCGGAGACGAACACCGCGGTCTTGAAGGGGTCCGTCTGCGAGACGCTGAGGATGAAAGTTGCGATGTTGTTCGTGTCGGCTTGCAAGAACGCCGTCAACGCCGAGCTCTGGAAATCAACGAGGTCACCGGCATCCGACGTGGCGGCGAAGGTGTAGGTGTCGAGCAGCACGGCGATGTCGTCGTTGACGCCGTTGGGGGTCGTGTCGGTGAGCGGACGCGGATCCGTAACGCTTCCGGACCCGGTCAGATAAGGCGATGAAGCGAAGGTGATCGTCGCCTCATCGAAGTCCTCGTCGGCCGCCGCATCGGGAATGCCGTACAGGTAAAGCGTGTCGCCGGCGTCGTAGGTGTTACCTGAGTGGCCCGAGGATTGACCACGTGGCAACTCGAGCCGCACCGCGGCATTTGTTACAGGCTCGGACAGCCCCGAGAGGTCGAACTTGAGCAGGCCAATCCGGTCGTTGCCATGGGTCTCGATATCGCCGGACTGCGTTTTGATACGCAAGAAGCCGTCGTTCTCGACGGTGTTGTTGCGGCGTAGGACGACATCGCCGCCGTTGCCGAACGTGTTGGGGAGCATCTCGGCGCTAGCCGTTTGCGCAAGCGTCGCCAGGCAAAGCGTCGCGACGATGGCCGCACTGCGTTGGGGAGGCAGAAGGTTCATGAGGCGTTCTCTTCGTAGGATGCAGGGACAAGAGTGGTGAGTCGCTCGTGACGAGTGGCTGCGTTGACAAGAAGAAAGAGGAGGGGATGGGCTCGTTGCATTGTGATGAGGGGTTCGGTCGAGTTAGTCGCGCGGCGCGGGGCGAGCCAGCACGGTCCCGCGTATGAGCATCGCCGCGAGGGCGTAGGCCGCGGCGGCGGGCTCGGGCACGTTCAGCGAATCAAGCAGCGCCAGATCGCCGCCGGCGCTGACGTAGGCGGAACGCCAGAAGTAGAAGTCGCGGTGGTCGACCCTGCCGTCAGAGTTGGCGTCCCCTTGGAGGCCGACCGGGACGTTGGACAGGAAGTTGCTCTGGAGGATGGTGAAGTCGGCGACATCGATGAGACCATCGCCGTTGATGTCCGCCGACAACGAGCCCGCGAGCTTGACAATCTCTAAGGTGTTAATGAAGCCGCGTAGTTCGCCATCGCTAAGGCCTTCGACGACTAGCACCACGTCTTGACCGGTCTCGACCTTGAACGTCTGAGCAATGGTCGATGAGCCATGGCGCCATGCCGACGTCGTATCGTGGGCAAGGGAATGCGGGGCTGCTTGTTCATAGTCGGTCGCCTCGCTCGATGAATCGACGACGAGGCCGTAGACATTGAACCCTTCGCTGGCGGAGGTGTTGGTGTTCTTGGCGGAAAGGAAAACGTCGTAGACGCCCTCGGCGAGGCCGGAGAGCCGCACGCCAAGATCGACGCTGCTGGACTTCCCGTCATCAACGAACAGAGCGCTCGACGCGTTGCCGCTGTACACGCCGAAGTTGGTCGCCGTGCCTTGAGAAATGACGCTGAACCCGTCCGCGTCCCAGTCGATCGATTGTTGCCCCGGGAGGCTCTTGCCTAGATCCACGGTGAGGTTGACGGACGCGCCGAGCGAATCAACAAGTCCGCCGTTCGCATCGCCCGTCATGAGATTCCAAACGACGCCCGGCGCCCCACCCAACGCGTGCCCTGGGCTGTTGGCGTTGTCGGCGACGACCGCGCCGAAATTCAGCAGCACGCCCGGGTCGGCGGAGACGTAATCAACGCCCAGCACGGCGTCTTGGCGGACGAGCCGCGAGCGGAGCATCGCGTACGGCATGTCTTGCGCGGAGACGCCGTGCTCGCCAACCGCCACGGCGGCGACGCCCGCCGCCTGACCGAGGCTCATGAACACCGGCTCCATCCGCAGCGACCCGAACGCGATATGACTCGAGCTAACCGCCACGGGGACTAGCAGGTTCTGCACCTCGCTCTGCTTCGGAACGATCGCTCGATAGCTGATCGGGTAGGGACCCTGAGCCGGATTGACCTGGACGTCTCCCTCGGCGACGACGTACCCGCTAGCCGAGACGTGGTACTGGACGTTGTGCGAGTCCATCGCGTACCCGCCCATGCCGATCGAGTCCGACTGCTCAAACCCTTGCTCTTGATTCACGTGGCTTTCGGTGATCACAAAGTCACCGACCATGCGACGCCCTTCACGGACGTAGATCTGATCGGGCCAATGTCCGTTATCGACGAACTCATCGAGAGGCAGTCCCCAGTCGTCCATCGAGTTGCGGATCGAGGCCGGCACGCGGGGGTGATTCTGCAGGGTCCAGACGAATCCTTGCTGGTAATCACGATGCGCTTGCAGCATCTCTTCGCGGGTGTCGTAGTCGGCTTCGGCGAAGTTGACGCCCGTCTCGAGCGTGTAGTTGCCGCCGATGAAGTCGGTCGAGGCGCCACTGTCGTTGTTGGAGTCGGTCTTGTTGTTCGGCATCGGCGAGAACTTGAAGAACCGGTTGGACTGCCCCGCCTCGATCGCGCGGAAGAGAATCTCGTAGTCCTTCTCGTCGTAGCCCGTGGGCTGCGGGACCGGGGTGCGGTTTGCCGGGTTGTTGGTCAGCACCATGCGGTAGTTGTAGGCCTGAAGCCGCTTGTCGCCGGCGCCGTCGGGACCTCCCGCATCGGGATTCACGCCGGGGAGCAAGCCGCTCGAAGCATCCCCCGGTGTGTTGTAGGGGTCGATGCAGCACGGCAGTTGGTTCTTGACAGCGCGGGCTGTTTGGATGCCGTTGAGGGTTTCGTTGTACTTGCTGTTGGCCTCGCGCCCGATCGTGTAGCTGACGCCAGCCGCCGCCATGAGGTCGCCCTCGTAAGTGGCGTCAATGAACGCCGGCGCGGAGAAGGTTTGGCCCTCGAGCGTACGGATCGATTGGATCGTCTTGCCGGCGCGGGCGACGCCCGTCTCGCGGTCGAGGCGCCCGGCGACCACCGGGATGTTGTGCTCGGCCGCCATGGCGTTGAAGACGCCCTCGGCGATCTTCGGCTCGAACGTGAACATCATCTCACGATTCGTATCCGGATCGAGCGACGAGCGGTTGATGTAGGCCTGCCGTGACTCCAGGTCCCAGGCGGAGTCGTCCAGGTAATGGTCGTAGACGCGATTGTAGAACTCACGGCTGAGACCGCCGATCGCGTCGCGGTTGCCGATGTCGGTCCAGCCCAAGCCGTTCGAGGTCAACCCTCCTAGCCGCCGGTCGGGCGACACGATGACTACCGACTTGCCCATGCGGGCGACCTCGACGGCGGCGGTGACGGCGGCCGAAGTTCCGCCGTAGACGACGACGTCGTACTCCGCACCCCGCGACGGCGCGCCGCACACCGCTGCCGCGATCATGGCCGCCAGCAGAGAGCCCATTCGCTGCGGCGTCGAATATGAATCAAGGTTAGCCATCGTTCTCGAGATAAAGGCGGCGCCGGGGCGTCAGTCTTCCAGTTCAATCAAGTAGGGTTCGGTTCGGTCGGCCGCGACCTCGACGGTCAAGCCGCTGGTGGCGAAGTCGGTGTAGCGTTTGGGGATCAGCAATTTGCCGAGGGCTGTCTCGGTCGCGGTGTCGGCCGACGGTTCGCGCGAAGAGACTCGCACTCGATTCGTGCCGAGCGGCGCGCCGGCGCCTTCGCCGAGCATCTCCAGTTCAAACGTTCCGTCCGGCTGAATCCTGCCGCGGGCGGGCGGGCCGCTTAGCGGTTGGAACATCACGACGCCGGTCGTCAGCGGCTTTCCCTTGTAGGTCACCTTTCCCCGCACCGGCGCGAGCTCTTGTGTGGAGCCGCATCCGCTCATCACCACGCAGCTGGCAACGACCAGCGCCATCGCGCCTCTCGAACTTAAGCAGGGGGTGAGCGTTACGCTTTTTGAGAAGTTGCAGTTCAACGCAGGTCTCCCACCGAGACGACCTCTTCGCCATCGACCGTGAAGCACGCCTTGTAGAGATCAATGGCGACGCTGTCGGGGACGAAGTGGACGCTGCCGTCGATCATGGCGAAGTTCGCGCCGCCCGGATGAAAGCTGCCGAACGGGAGGTGGTTGTACGGCGTCTCGTCCGCCTCGCGATCCACCGCGGTGTTGGGCGTGTAGACAGCGACCTTGAACTCGTAGGGCACACGCTCGCTGGTGCTTGCCAGCCTGGGACTGCCCATCCACGGCCGGATGTTGCCCGGCAGCGAGGAATAGAGCCCCGGGAGCCGATCGATGTGGACGAACTC from Botrimarina mediterranea encodes:
- a CDS encoding PEP-CTERM sorting domain-containing protein, whose protein sequence is MRISSHLATLMAVAAVPATLCAEVTNNVFGVGGDVVLRRNNTIENDGFLRIKTQSGDTETSGNDRIGLLKFDLSGLTEGVSESILRLELPRGVSSGHPSNNFDAGDQLFLYGIPNGGAEENFDEATVSFATFPYFTGGGSVVDPRPASDTTANGINDEVAILLDTFLFDEPSDAFDLVNFQSPELTAFLQADTNDIATFILGVSQTDPFKTAVFVSDTGTEGTPLPPTLLTNDDVPLMGTDFNMSNGTDLDDFEILRANYLTGATFEQGDANLDGTVDHEDFFMWRTDYLMLGGDPALINFQAIPEPSTLSLVALAVIGTLRRARHR
- a CDS encoding FAD-dependent oxidoreductase encodes the protein MANLDSYSTPQRMGSLLAAMIAAAVCGAPSRGAEYDVVVYGGTSAAVTAAVEVARMGKSVVIVSPDRRLGGLTSNGLGWTDIGNRDAIGGLSREFYNRVYDHYLDDSAWDLESRQAYINRSSLDPDTNREMMFTFEPKIAEGVFNAMAAEHNIPVVAGRLDRETGVARAGKTIQSIRTLEGQTFSAPAFIDATYEGDLMAAAGVSYTIGREANSKYNETLNGIQTARAVKNQLPCCIDPYNTPGDASSGLLPGVNPDAGGPDGAGDKRLQAYNYRMVLTNNPANRTPVPQPTGYDEKDYEILFRAIEAGQSNRFFKFSPMPNNKTDSNNDSGASTDFIGGNYTLETGVNFAEADYDTREEMLQAHRDYQQGFVWTLQNHPRVPASIRNSMDDWGLPLDEFVDNGHWPDQIYVREGRRMVGDFVITESHVNQEQGFEQSDSIGMGGYAMDSHNVQYHVSASGYVVAEGDVQVNPAQGPYPISYRAIVPKQSEVQNLLVPVAVSSSHIAFGSLRMEPVFMSLGQAAGVAAVAVGEHGVSAQDMPYAMLRSRLVRQDAVLGVDYVSADPGVLLNFGAVVADNANSPGHALGGAPGVVWNLMTGDANGGLVDSLGASVNLTVDLGKSLPGQQSIDWDADGFSVISQGTATNFGVYSGNASSALFVDDGKSSSVDLGVRLSGLAEGVYDVFLSAKNTNTSASEGFNVYGLVVDSSSEATDYEQAAPHSLAHDTTSAWRHGSSTIAQTFKVETGQDVVLVVEGLSDGELRGFINTLEIVKLAGSLSADINGDGLIDVADFTILQSNFLSNVPVGLQGDANSDGRVDHRDFYFWRSAYVSAGGDLALLDSLNVPEPAAAAYALAAMLIRGTVLARPAPRD